In Candidatus Acidiferrales bacterium, the genomic stretch ATGCTTGGATTTGCCAGCCCCACCTGGTACGGCATATAATTCTCGAAGCGTGCGAACTCTTTTATGAATGTAAGCTTTATCTCGCCCGTCGGCCCGTTTCTCTGCTTGCTGATCATAACTTCTGCGACGCCTTCGGTCGTCTCGCCGTCGGGATATTGCTGCAGCCCGTAAAGCTCCGGCCTGTGTATGAAGATCACGACGTCGGAATCCTGTTCGAGAGCGCCCGACTCTCTCAAGTCGGAAAGTATCGGCCGCTTGTCGCCGCGTTCTTCCACCGAGCGGCGGAGCTGCGAAAGTGCGACTACCGGGATATCGAGCTCCTTGGCAAGCACCTTCAGGTTTCGCGATATCATGGAGATTTCTCTTTCGCGGCTTTCGGCCTTGGCCGGTCCCTGCATCAGCTGCAGGTAATCGACCACGATAAGTCCGATATTATGTTCGGCTTTGAGACGCCGTCCGCGTGCGCGAAGCTCGAGGATCGACAATGCCGGCGTGTCGTCGATGAAAAGCGGTGCGGGCACGAGCTTGTGGATCCGCGTCGAGATCTGCGCCCACTTGTCTTCGGGCAATTGCCCGGTTCGAAGCGCGTGGGCATTTACCTTAGCTTCCGCGGAAAGCAGCCTGATCAATAATTGCTGCTGCGACATTTCAAGGCTGAAGACGGCGGTAGGTACGCCGTAAGTCACGGCCGCATTTCGGGCGATCGACAGTGCAAATGCGGTCTTCCCGACGCTCGGTCGCGCGGCGATGATGATCAAATCCGATTTCTGCAATCCGCCGGTCATGGAGTCGAGGTCTTTATATCCTGTCGCAACTCCGGTGACGCCGCCCTTCGAGCCATGAAGCCGCTCGAGGACTTCCATGGTCTTGTGGATCGCCTGCTGCAGCGGAACCATCGCCTTCTTCAACCGCGCCTCGGAGACTCTGAAGATATCTCTTTCGACTTCATCTATAAGCCCGAACGCATCCTCGCGGTTGTCGAAACATTTCTGTATGTTCTGCGACATCGAGGTTATCAGGCTGCGGAGCATATATTTTTCCGCGACGATCTGCGAGTGGGCTTCGATGTTGGCGGATGAAACGACGGAAGAGACGAGTTCATTCAGGTAGCCGGAGCCGCCGATGTTCTCCAGGTCGCCGACGCGCCTAAGTTCTTCCCGGAGGGTAATGACGTCGATTTCGGTGTTCTTGGAATAGAGTCCGAGCATCGCCGCGAAAATTTTCTGGTTTGCATTCGAATAGAAATAATCCGGTTGCAAAAGCTCGATCGCCGGAGAGATGGCATGTCTGTCCAGCAGCATCGCACCGAGCACGGCTTTTTCCGCTTCGACATCCTGAGGTGGAATCCTTCCCGCTACGAGGCTGTCGGTGTCTATTGCTGCCGGTCTTCTCTGATCAAAATCTGTTGACATAAAAAATTCTCAGTTCTTAATTCTGACTCTTGATTTGGAATTCCATGAGTGCATCACTTGTGCGTAAGGACCAAGCTGTTTCCCGGTATCGGAATTGTCAGAAACAAAACTTCCAACTGTCATTGCGGGCCCCGCTGGTGGCGGGATAAACTCCGCGAAGCAATCTCGTGTTCTACTTATCCACAAGACCATCATGCAAATCTTTCCATTTTGGATTCATGCTTACAATAAGATCGATCTTCTTTTGTCTTGACCCGGCCTTGATTTGTTTCTCACGTGAAATTGCCCCGCGAACATCATTTGTCATCTCATAATATACGAGTTTCGTGACATGGTATCTTGCAGTAAATCCTTTCACAAGTTTTTCTCTGTGCTCATGAACCCGTCTTAGCAAATTATTGGTCATGCCTGTGTATAACACTGTGTTTGTCTTGTTGCTCATGATATATACATAGTACCGCTTATCCATTGACTATGTCTGAGATTGCTTCGTCGTCCATCCATAAAGCACGGACGGACTCCTCGCAATGACACTCAGTTATTATTTCCTGCGTTCTTTCGATTTTTTCGGCAATATTGAAAATCCATAGTCCATATTAGAGTTCGTCGTACATTTTTTTCATCTTCTGCACGTCTTCCCATGCTGGCTTTTTCCAATTAGGATTTCTGAGAAGCGCCGCCGGATGAAATGTAATCAGAACATTGATTCCCTGGTAGATATAAATGTTGTTCCGCAGTTCGGAAAGAGTTGCATTGGTTTTCAGAAGAGTCTGCGCCGCAATTCTCCCGAGACACAATATCAGTTTCGGCTTGATGATCTCAAGCTGTTTTTTTAAAAACGGTTCGCAGGCTTCCACCTCTTCCGGCAGCGGGTCGCGATTATTTGGCGGACGGCACTTGAGGATATTACATATATATACGTCCTCGCGGCGGAGCTGTACTGCGGCGAGAATCTTGTTCAGGAGCTGGCCGGCGCGTCCCACGAACGGCTCGCCCTGCTCGTCTTCGTCGGCGCCCGGTGCTTCGCCGATCAAGACCAGCTTCGCATTCGGACTCCCGACGCCGAAGACGAAATTCTTTCTCGTCGAACCGAGCGAGCATTTCAGGCAGCCCGAAATTCTCGAGTCCAGCACTTGGAGCGAATCGCTCTCGTGCCAGTGCGGATCGATTTTCCAATCGGCTTTCAGGACGGCGCCGTCGAAGAGTCCGGTCTCCTCGCTCACCTTTATTGTTTTCGGCT encodes the following:
- the dnaB gene encoding replicative DNA helicase; this encodes MSTDFDQRRPAAIDTDSLVAGRIPPQDVEAEKAVLGAMLLDRHAISPAIELLQPDYFYSNANQKIFAAMLGLYSKNTEIDVITLREELRRVGDLENIGGSGYLNELVSSVVSSANIEAHSQIVAEKYMLRSLITSMSQNIQKCFDNREDAFGLIDEVERDIFRVSEARLKKAMVPLQQAIHKTMEVLERLHGSKGGVTGVATGYKDLDSMTGGLQKSDLIIIAARPSVGKTAFALSIARNAAVTYGVPTAVFSLEMSQQQLLIRLLSAEAKVNAHALRTGQLPEDKWAQISTRIHKLVPAPLFIDDTPALSILELRARGRRLKAEHNIGLIVVDYLQLMQGPAKAESREREISMISRNLKVLAKELDIPVVALSQLRRSVEERGDKRPILSDLRESGALEQDSDVVIFIHRPELYGLQQYPDGETTEGVAEVMISKQRNGPTGEIKLTFIKEFARFENYMPYQVGLANPSIETDEKVPF
- a CDS encoding GIY-YIG nuclease family protein, whose protein sequence is MDKRYYVYIMSNKTNTVLYTGMTNNLLRRVHEHREKLVKGFTARYHVTKLVYYEMTNDVRGAISREKQIKAGSRQKKIDLIVSMNPKWKDLHDGLVDK
- a CDS encoding uracil-DNA glycosylase, with the protein product MVSSEFQSVWWNRIMDDPAELFEKLELFFSQQAELFGDGIFVNLQQPNADNEQTDGKTVEPIKPTNESRESSAADVQSTKSEPGYAATEQESGLKQKPKTIKVSEETGLFDGAVLKADWKIDPHWHESDSLQVLDSRISGCLKCSLGSTRKNFVFGVGSPNAKLVLIGEAPGADEDEQGEPFVGRAGQLLNKILAAVQLRREDVYICNILKCRPPNNRDPLPEEVEACEPFLKKQLEIIKPKLILCLGRIAAQTLLKTNATLSELRNNIYIYQGINVLITFHPAALLRNPNWKKPAWEDVQKMKKMYDEL